From a single Devosia litorisediminis genomic region:
- a CDS encoding MFS transporter: MSFLTAQRLTMLVFFLQPIAFGSWLVRIPEVQTALGLGPAGLAVALLGLPCGTLLTLPFAGPLVGRIGARAAILVGFVLYSMAMVLPAFASDATLLFVALMLIGSSMSFVELGLNVQADAVEKATGSIIMTTSHGFWSVGIMAGSLIGSALAALGLEARWAIALVSALVLPLSIVVALALPVYAESRESGEGKRSAWALPSWALLGICFFVFGITMTEGAMADWSAIFLRDALGAEAGTMGLGYSVFALMVAAGRFGGDTLKRRFGAVTTARICGVLALTGAAILFVTPNTALALIGFGVIGLGVSVGFPLAVTAAAGLTDRAASANVAILSFVALLGFLVGPPVIGFVAEHADIRLGVACVVPALLVSLMLTGRLATKKPAKTNHNPEADIAGVL, encoded by the coding sequence ATGTCCTTCCTTACCGCACAGCGCCTGACCATGCTGGTGTTCTTTCTGCAGCCGATCGCATTCGGCTCCTGGCTGGTGCGCATTCCCGAAGTGCAGACGGCTTTGGGGCTGGGGCCCGCCGGGCTGGCGGTAGCCCTGCTGGGGCTGCCCTGCGGTACACTGCTCACCCTGCCCTTTGCCGGACCGCTGGTGGGGCGGATCGGGGCGCGCGCGGCGATCCTTGTGGGGTTCGTGCTGTATTCGATGGCAATGGTTCTGCCCGCGTTTGCCAGTGACGCCACGCTGCTGTTTGTGGCGCTGATGCTGATCGGCTCGTCGATGTCGTTTGTCGAACTGGGGCTGAACGTGCAGGCCGACGCCGTGGAAAAGGCCACGGGGTCGATCATCATGACCACCTCGCACGGCTTCTGGTCTGTCGGTATCATGGCGGGGAGCCTGATCGGCTCGGCATTGGCGGCGCTGGGACTGGAAGCGCGCTGGGCCATCGCGCTGGTGTCAGCGCTGGTTCTGCCGCTGTCGATCGTGGTGGCGCTGGCCCTGCCGGTATATGCCGAGAGCAGGGAGAGCGGTGAGGGCAAACGATCGGCCTGGGCATTGCCCAGCTGGGCCCTGCTGGGGATCTGCTTTTTTGTGTTTGGCATCACCATGACCGAGGGCGCGATGGCGGATTGGTCCGCGATCTTCCTGCGCGATGCACTGGGCGCCGAAGCGGGCACGATGGGGCTGGGCTATTCGGTATTCGCCCTGATGGTTGCGGCGGGCCGATTTGGCGGCGACACGCTCAAGCGCCGCTTTGGTGCGGTGACCACGGCGCGCATTTGCGGCGTGCTGGCACTGACTGGCGCCGCGATCCTGTTTGTCACACCCAACACAGCGCTGGCGCTGATCGGGTTTGGCGTAATCGGCCTGGGCGTTTCGGTGGGCTTTCCGCTGGCGGTGACGGCTGCCGCCGGGCTGACTGATCGGGCGGCATCGGCCAATGTCGCGATTTTGAGTTTTGTGGCACTGCTGGGCTTTCTGGTGGGCCCGCCGGTGATCGGCTTTGTCGCCGAACATGCCGATATCCGGCTGGGGGTTGCCTGTGTGGTACCTGCGCTGCTGGTGAGCCTGATGCTGACCGGAAGGCTGGCAACCAAGAAACCCGCCAAGACCAATCATAATCCTGAAGCCGATATTGCTGGAGTGCTTTGA
- a CDS encoding Gfo/Idh/MocA family protein produces MRVGIIGLGYRLGYLARVFSAARDDFSIAGYVDPAPAGLPYASEYGVDVGAQFDSLEAMLDSEPLDLLMVGSPNHLHLEHIRIGLERGLKIFTEKPVVTSIEDTMEIAGLIAQYGSDNLMVGLVLRYAPLYVDLRRMQAEGHLGDVTSIEASEHIPPYHGAFFMRDWRRYERYSGSFMLEKCCHDLDLYNGVMGCRPQYVSSFGGRRTFVPANAPQNVGINDMEVYHRKPSGWQGSDKVFDSDGDIIDFQTAMVQYANGAALTFHTNLNVPDDFRRFAVMGAKGMAEGDFIRNFLRVTDSRTSERLVDTTYKISELSQHYGADEQMAEDILNHVLDGDPLPVSITDALEAGLLALTMDRAMRTRSVIDMTPIWQQFDAALGKAG; encoded by the coding sequence ATGCGGGTAGGCATCATCGGCCTCGGCTATCGTTTGGGCTATCTGGCGCGGGTTTTTTCCGCCGCCCGGGATGACTTCTCTATTGCCGGATATGTGGATCCGGCGCCGGCTGGTCTGCCCTATGCGAGCGAATATGGTGTCGATGTCGGCGCCCAGTTTGATAGCCTCGAGGCCATGCTCGACAGTGAGCCGCTTGATCTGCTGATGGTGGGCTCGCCCAACCATCTCCATCTCGAACACATTCGCATCGGCCTTGAACGCGGCCTCAAGATCTTCACCGAAAAGCCAGTCGTCACCTCCATTGAAGACACCATGGAAATCGCCGGGCTGATCGCTCAGTACGGCTCCGACAATCTGATGGTTGGCCTGGTGCTGCGCTACGCGCCGCTTTATGTCGATCTGCGCAGGATGCAGGCCGAGGGCCATCTGGGCGATGTCACCTCAATCGAGGCTTCCGAACACATTCCGCCCTATCACGGCGCTTTCTTCATGCGCGACTGGCGCCGCTATGAGCGCTATTCGGGCAGTTTCATGCTCGAAAAATGCTGTCACGACCTTGATCTCTACAACGGCGTGATGGGCTGCCGCCCGCAATATGTCTCCAGCTTTGGCGGTCGCCGCACCTTCGTGCCGGCCAATGCCCCGCAAAATGTCGGCATCAACGACATGGAAGTCTATCACCGCAAGCCCAGTGGCTGGCAGGGTAGCGACAAGGTCTTTGACAGTGATGGCGACATCATCGATTTCCAGACTGCCATGGTGCAATACGCCAATGGCGCCGCGCTGACCTTCCACACCAATCTCAACGTCCCCGATGATTTCCGCCGCTTCGCCGTCATGGGCGCCAAGGGCATGGCCGAGGGCGATTTCATCCGCAATTTCCTGCGCGTCACTGACAGCCGTACATCCGAGCGACTGGTCGACACCACCTACAAGATCAGCGAGCTCAGCCAGCATTATGGTGCCGATGAGCAGATGGCCGAGGACATCCTCAATCACGTCCTGGATGGCGATCCATTGCCCGTCTCGATCACCGATGCACTCGAGG